From the Arctopsyche grandis isolate Sample6627 chromosome 11, ASM5162203v2, whole genome shotgun sequence genome, one window contains:
- the orb gene encoding polyadenylation element binding protein orb, whose product MFINSPFYDKNDSFDKFSEYDNERGIHHPDSPDSNALSSSSTCSNIDGSISEMMNGLNINMPPLQTDFKQQIQRSLNNTSYMNKLSAQDDTNEATCTWRGNLPYRMRFPSNSFSPKIFLGGLPWDVDEKTLVQTFKRFGPIKVDWPGKENNAPQPKGFVYIIFPSDVQVHYLLTVSTYDNSGNWFFTISTKKMRAKQVQIIPWDTRDSSIVRNRYSRLDPSKTVFVGALHGMLTAEGLAKIMDDLFGGVMFAGIDTDKYKYPIGSGRVTFDNSHSFMRAVNSAFINIKTEKFYKKIQVDPYLEDTVCSVCNVQQGPYFCRTYTCFRYFCRSCWQWKHSRECHKPLTRTKASTANNMSHIQKLKNQQQYLQTSTLDSPQCNNNIGESLMFSHSPSPNCLKFKPFTQFNIN is encoded by the exons ATGTTCATTAACTCGCCATTCTATGACAAAAATGATAGTTTCGATAAATTCAG CGAATATGATAACGAAAGGGGAATACATCACCCTGATAGTCCTGATTCCAATGCGTTGTCGTCGTCGTCAACTTGCTCTAATATCGACGGGTCCATATCTGAAATGATG AATGGCCTAAACATTAACATGCCGCCATTACAGACCGATTTCAAACAGCAG atacaaaGGTCATTAAACAACACTTCGTACATGAATAAACTGAGTGCTCAAGATG ACACTAATGAAGCTACTTGTACATGGCGTGGAAATTTGCCATATAGGATGCGTTTTCCCAGCAACAGCTTTTCGCCCAAAATATTCCTTGGTGGTTTGCCATGGGACGTGGATGAAAAAACGCTAGTGCAGACCTTCAAGCGATTTGGACCAATTAA GGTCGACTGGCCGGGAAAAGAGAACAACGCTCCGCAACCAAAGGGTTTTGTCTACATCATTTTTCCGTCCGATGTGCAAGTACACTACTTGCTGACAGTTTCTACTTACGACAACTCCGGAAATTGGTTTTTCACAATCTCTACCAAAAAAATGCGAGCCAAACAG GTCCAAATCATTCCGTGGGATACTCGGGATTCGAGCATTGTGAGAAATAGATATTCAAGATTGGATCCTTCgaagactgtattcgttggagCTTTGCACGGCATGCTGACTGCCGAAGGATTGGCAAAGATAATGGACGACCTCTTCGGAGGTGTAATGTTTGCTG GAATCGATACCGATAAATATAAATACCCAATTGGATCAGGACGAGTGACTTTTGACAACTCTCATTCATTTATGCGTGCTGTAAACTCGGCATTCAtcaatattaaaactgaaaagttttataaaaag ATTCAAGTAGATCCTTATTTAGAGGATACTGTCTGCTCAGTTTGCAATGTTCAACAAGGACCCTATTTTTGTCGAACCTATACTTGTTtcag ATATTTTTGTAGATCTTGCTGGCAATGGAAGCATTCTAGGGAGTGCCATAAACCATTAACGCGCACAAAAGCATCGACTGCGAATAATATGAGCCATATTCAAAAGCTAAAGAACCAACAGCAATATCTCCAGACATCTACATTGGACTCACCACAATGCAACAACAACATCGGCGAATCGCTGATGTTTTCTCACAGTCCATCTCCTAATTGCTTGAAATTTAAGCCTTTCACccaatttaatataaactga
- the Moca-cyp gene encoding nuclear cyclophilin protein Moca-cyp isoform X2 → MEVLSMTKASRYSMIVHFYYQWQIVEKIQTVPNSSLRAALVPICRTLTDNIPHSICLLCICCSTTQPAPHLDNVHVVFGHVVSGQPLVKQLESLPVDRNSRPLQDAQVSNCGQLVKLNKVKKAKKTKTDELSHESKSSDSEDEKKSEKSKKKKNKNKKAKKPKKDKGSSDESENSDNEEKSSKESEDELQHPLVQVSRIDPKEIPDVPSNKFLMRGSNTKNEGEKEGRRDRDRDREKERSSKQRRPLGWERDDRDTRRPRERPKFTRSGRTIKGRGVFRYQTPSRSRSRSITPPHWKQAQSRIIKLSEFEKIEEARMKHEEEVKRREIERKKRHALREQEEKSNNSEGFDDRIDKKDDNKMTKDKLPNPFKNNGNTDKEEGECDTTQEVSDRSIAQKEVSSNILDYNALDYEDQASDHEGKEPDSTSKDRKHTSKGREIYENKKRTHSESSKFKRDHEKKKIEEFEKSPQMEEHEPKIKKPMQKSEYMAMALGVEPKSIEYSKSGPEKFKIDDLKSHAKHQKLENENENFTDKYRKRDVDDHKKYQEKISEKEDRASEKEDKKHSDDPDKYKRSDIKDKPKSDEKRMPIKYDEKKDTPKPSRYSAGFDKREIKNVDRDRRGNLDNRYRRDRRSRSHSRDRRPRRSRSHSRGRKPFGSRDRSRYDKREKSPRRRKSRSSSRDRKLPYSSHSKKRENRRSKSSSASSNDGRKIVKNKDVSDIEKKQKRAEQILVLKKKMIDDKTVENRNIEVAPAMDTEPKTHPDNFDIAPIQNMDQPNVKDEAKKKTGSKRRSKSNSGNDDSKKKRASSSSSDSSSSDEKNKYKRSTSKRNKSYSSD, encoded by the exons ATGGAGGTACTTTCGATG aCGAAAGCTTCGAGGTACAGCATGATCGtccatttttattatcaatggCAAATCGTGGAAAAAATACAAACGGTTCCCAATTCTTCAT TGCGGGCTGCGCTGGTGCCTATCTGTCGCACACTGACAGACAACATTCCTCACTCAATATGTCTCCTATGTATTTGTTGTAGTACAACTCAACCTGCACCTCACCTCGACAA TGTTCATGTGGTTTTTGGACATGTTGTTTCTGGCCAACCACTGGTTAAACAACTCGAATCACTTCCAGTGGATCGAAATTCTCGTCCATTACAAGATGCTCAGGTTTCTAATTGTGGTCAGTTAGTCAAACTAAATAAAG TGAAAAAAGCGAAAAAAACCAAAACGGATGAATTGTCACATGAAAGCAAGTCTAGCGACAGTGAAGACGAGAAAAAAAGTGAAAAgtccaaaaagaaaaagaacaagaacaaaaaagccaaaaaacc GAAAAAAGATAAAGGAAGCTCTGATGAATCTGAAAATTCAGATAATGAAGAAAAGTCTTCCAAGGAGTCTGAAGACGAACTTCAACATCCTCTTGTTCAAGTGTCAAGAATAGATCCAAAAGAGATTCCAGATGTCCCGAGTAATAAGTTTCTTATGAGAGGATCGAATACTAAAAATGAAGGTGAAAAGGAAGGTAGGCGAGACAGAGACAGAGACAGGGAAAAGGAGAGGAGCAGCAAGcaaag aCGACCCCTCGGATGGGAAAGAGATGATCGAGATACACGAAGACCGCGAGAAAGGCCAAAATTCACTCGCAGTGGACGAACAATTAAAGGAAGAGGTGTATTT CGTTACCAAACCCCATCAAGAAGTCGTTCGCGTAGTATTACCCCACCTCATTGGAAGCAAGCACAATCTCGTATCATAAAATTATCAGAATTTGag aaaattgaaGAAGCTCGTATGAAACACGAAGAAGAAGTTAAAAGGCGTGAGATAGAACGTAAAAAACGACACGCATTGAGAGAACAAGAAGAGAAATCCAATAATTCTGAAGGATTTGATGATAGAATTGACAAAAaag ATGATAATAAGATGACTAAAGATAAACTACCAAACCCTTTTAAAAACAATGGTAATACAGATAAAGAAGAGGGAGAATGTGATACAACTCAAGAAGTTTCCGATAGATCGATTGCACaaaaag aaGTGTCCTCAAATATTTTGGATTATAATGCACTTGACTATGAAGACCAAGCGTCTGATCATGAAGGAAAAG AACCTGATTCTACATCCAAAGATAGAAAACACACCTCTAAAGGAAGAGAaatttatgaaaacaaaaaaagaactCACAGTGAAAGTTCCAAATTTAAACGAGACCATGAAAAGAAGAAAATAGAAGAATTTGAAAAATCACCACAAATGGAAGAGCATGAACCAAAGATTAAGAAGCCTATGCAAAAATCTGAATATATGGCTATGGCCCTCGGTGTTGAGCCAAAAAGTATTGAATATTCCAA ATCGGGGCCAGAAAAATTTAAGATCGATGACCTAAAGAGTCATGCTAAACATCAAAAACTCgagaatgaaaatgaaaatttcactgATAAATACCGAAAACGGGATGTTGATGATCacaaaaaatatcaagaaaagATTTCGGAAAAGGAAGACAGGGCTTCTGAAAAGGAAGACAAAAAACACAGCGATGATCCTGATAa ATATAAAAGAAGTGATATAAAAGATAAACCCAAATCTGATGAAAAACGAATGCCTATAAAATATGATGAAAAGAAAGACACCCCTAAACCTTCTCGTTATTCTGCTGGTTTCGataaaagagaaataaaaaacGTAGACAGAGATAGGAGGGGTAACTTGGATAACAGGTACAGGAGGGATAGACGATCCAGAAGTCATTCTCGAGACCGAAGACCAAG GCGGTCTAGATCACATTCTAGAGGACGAAAACCTTTTGGTTCCCGGGATAGATCtag ATATGATAAAAGAGAAAAATCACCAAGAAGAAGAAAATCACGCAGTAGTTCCCGTGATCGTAAACTTCCttattcatctcattcaaaaaaACGTGAAAATAGAAGATCAAAGAGTTCTTCCGCATCATCAAATGATGGTcgcaaaattgttaaaaataaagatGTTTCTGacatagaaaaaaaacaaaagagggCAGAGCAAATATTAGttttgaaaaagaaaatgatcGATGATAAGACTGTTGAAAATCGTAATATAGAAGTT gCACCCGCAATGGACACAGAACCCAAAACGCATCCTGACAATTTTGACATAGCTCCTATACAAAACATGGACCAACCTAATGTCAAAGATG AAGCAAAGAAAAAAACTGGATCGAAACGAAgatcaaaatcaaattcagGTAATGATGATTCTAAAAAAAAGAGAGCCAGCAGTAGCAGTTCAGACTCTAGCAGCtctgatgaaaaaaataaatataagagatCAACAAGTAAAAGAAACAAGTCTTATTCATcagattaa
- the Moca-cyp gene encoding nuclear cyclophilin protein Moca-cyp isoform X1, protein MTVETGEKLPRERVFMDISLGGLPSGRIIFELYNDIVPKTAENFRALCTGDMGPGATTGKPLAYKGMIFHRVVKDFMIQGGDFTKANGTGGESIYGGTFDDESFEVQHDRPFLLSMANRGKNTNGSQFFITTQPAPHLDNVHVVFGHVVSGQPLVKQLESLPVDRNSRPLQDAQVSNCGQLVKLNKVKKAKKTKTDELSHESKSSDSEDEKKSEKSKKKKNKNKKAKKPKKDKGSSDESENSDNEEKSSKESEDELQHPLVQVSRIDPKEIPDVPSNKFLMRGSNTKNEGEKEGRRDRDRDREKERSSKQRRPLGWERDDRDTRRPRERPKFTRSGRTIKGRGVFRYQTPSRSRSRSITPPHWKQAQSRIIKLSEFEKIEEARMKHEEEVKRREIERKKRHALREQEEKSNNSEGFDDRIDKKDDNKMTKDKLPNPFKNNGNTDKEEGECDTTQEVSDRSIAQKEVSSNILDYNALDYEDQASDHEGKEPDSTSKDRKHTSKGREIYENKKRTHSESSKFKRDHEKKKIEEFEKSPQMEEHEPKIKKPMQKSEYMAMALGVEPKSIEYSKSGPEKFKIDDLKSHAKHQKLENENENFTDKYRKRDVDDHKKYQEKISEKEDRASEKEDKKHSDDPDKYKRSDIKDKPKSDEKRMPIKYDEKKDTPKPSRYSAGFDKREIKNVDRDRRGNLDNRYRRDRRSRSHSRDRRPRRSRSHSRGRKPFGSRDRSRYDKREKSPRRRKSRSSSRDRKLPYSSHSKKRENRRSKSSSASSNDGRKIVKNKDVSDIEKKQKRAEQILVLKKKMIDDKTVENRNIEVAPAMDTEPKTHPDNFDIAPIQNMDQPNVKDEAKKKTGSKRRSKSNSGNDDSKKKRASSSSSDSSSSDEKNKYKRSTSKRNKSYSSD, encoded by the exons ATGACGGTCGAAACAGGGGAGAAGTTGCCACGAGAGCGTGTATTTATGGATATATCGCTTGGTGGACTCCCTTCCGGGCGAATCATTTTTGAACTGTACAATGACATTGTCCCTAAAACGGCTGAAAATTTCCGGGCGCTTTGCACCGGAGATATGGGCCCAGGAGCCACAACAGGAAAACCATTAGCTTACAAA GGGATGATTTTTCATCGAGTGGTAAAAGATTTTATGATACAAGGTGGAGATTTCACAAAAGCTAACGGCACCGGTGGAGAATCCATTTATGGAGGTACTTTCGATG aCGAAAGCTTCGAGGTACAGCATGATCGtccatttttattatcaatggCAAATCGTGGAAAAAATACAAACGGTTCCCAATTCTTCAT TACAACTCAACCTGCACCTCACCTCGACAA TGTTCATGTGGTTTTTGGACATGTTGTTTCTGGCCAACCACTGGTTAAACAACTCGAATCACTTCCAGTGGATCGAAATTCTCGTCCATTACAAGATGCTCAGGTTTCTAATTGTGGTCAGTTAGTCAAACTAAATAAAG TGAAAAAAGCGAAAAAAACCAAAACGGATGAATTGTCACATGAAAGCAAGTCTAGCGACAGTGAAGACGAGAAAAAAAGTGAAAAgtccaaaaagaaaaagaacaagaacaaaaaagccaaaaaacc GAAAAAAGATAAAGGAAGCTCTGATGAATCTGAAAATTCAGATAATGAAGAAAAGTCTTCCAAGGAGTCTGAAGACGAACTTCAACATCCTCTTGTTCAAGTGTCAAGAATAGATCCAAAAGAGATTCCAGATGTCCCGAGTAATAAGTTTCTTATGAGAGGATCGAATACTAAAAATGAAGGTGAAAAGGAAGGTAGGCGAGACAGAGACAGAGACAGGGAAAAGGAGAGGAGCAGCAAGcaaag aCGACCCCTCGGATGGGAAAGAGATGATCGAGATACACGAAGACCGCGAGAAAGGCCAAAATTCACTCGCAGTGGACGAACAATTAAAGGAAGAGGTGTATTT CGTTACCAAACCCCATCAAGAAGTCGTTCGCGTAGTATTACCCCACCTCATTGGAAGCAAGCACAATCTCGTATCATAAAATTATCAGAATTTGag aaaattgaaGAAGCTCGTATGAAACACGAAGAAGAAGTTAAAAGGCGTGAGATAGAACGTAAAAAACGACACGCATTGAGAGAACAAGAAGAGAAATCCAATAATTCTGAAGGATTTGATGATAGAATTGACAAAAaag ATGATAATAAGATGACTAAAGATAAACTACCAAACCCTTTTAAAAACAATGGTAATACAGATAAAGAAGAGGGAGAATGTGATACAACTCAAGAAGTTTCCGATAGATCGATTGCACaaaaag aaGTGTCCTCAAATATTTTGGATTATAATGCACTTGACTATGAAGACCAAGCGTCTGATCATGAAGGAAAAG AACCTGATTCTACATCCAAAGATAGAAAACACACCTCTAAAGGAAGAGAaatttatgaaaacaaaaaaagaactCACAGTGAAAGTTCCAAATTTAAACGAGACCATGAAAAGAAGAAAATAGAAGAATTTGAAAAATCACCACAAATGGAAGAGCATGAACCAAAGATTAAGAAGCCTATGCAAAAATCTGAATATATGGCTATGGCCCTCGGTGTTGAGCCAAAAAGTATTGAATATTCCAA ATCGGGGCCAGAAAAATTTAAGATCGATGACCTAAAGAGTCATGCTAAACATCAAAAACTCgagaatgaaaatgaaaatttcactgATAAATACCGAAAACGGGATGTTGATGATCacaaaaaatatcaagaaaagATTTCGGAAAAGGAAGACAGGGCTTCTGAAAAGGAAGACAAAAAACACAGCGATGATCCTGATAa ATATAAAAGAAGTGATATAAAAGATAAACCCAAATCTGATGAAAAACGAATGCCTATAAAATATGATGAAAAGAAAGACACCCCTAAACCTTCTCGTTATTCTGCTGGTTTCGataaaagagaaataaaaaacGTAGACAGAGATAGGAGGGGTAACTTGGATAACAGGTACAGGAGGGATAGACGATCCAGAAGTCATTCTCGAGACCGAAGACCAAG GCGGTCTAGATCACATTCTAGAGGACGAAAACCTTTTGGTTCCCGGGATAGATCtag ATATGATAAAAGAGAAAAATCACCAAGAAGAAGAAAATCACGCAGTAGTTCCCGTGATCGTAAACTTCCttattcatctcattcaaaaaaACGTGAAAATAGAAGATCAAAGAGTTCTTCCGCATCATCAAATGATGGTcgcaaaattgttaaaaataaagatGTTTCTGacatagaaaaaaaacaaaagagggCAGAGCAAATATTAGttttgaaaaagaaaatgatcGATGATAAGACTGTTGAAAATCGTAATATAGAAGTT gCACCCGCAATGGACACAGAACCCAAAACGCATCCTGACAATTTTGACATAGCTCCTATACAAAACATGGACCAACCTAATGTCAAAGATG AAGCAAAGAAAAAAACTGGATCGAAACGAAgatcaaaatcaaattcagGTAATGATGATTCTAAAAAAAAGAGAGCCAGCAGTAGCAGTTCAGACTCTAGCAGCtctgatgaaaaaaataaatataagagatCAACAAGTAAAAGAAACAAGTCTTATTCATcagattaa
- the Cdc16 gene encoding cell division cycle protein 16: MCDSVADSEFSGEQMAHESLKSLVNQYTDLGMWSAALFWADKAHALGGGSGEPYTACTVAASMLRRGEFHRAAYTLTSRGLHKLHLMSYYVAARALIEAKEYQDTLQLLDEVDPENLMHTNDDPPRNRVLGAIAVVKGRALGAMERRSGAGNSFLQALHKDVYCYEALDYITRHHMLTPQEEIELLNSLPFEDQCNKSEIPLIKMLYFNELNKYGSDDKEPKLSLASLSLSDPSDEAIQRLVECSTDAIEGRARQLLRKGEFEMCLQILAPAEGDSERASELRTACLAELKRPPALFSLAHRLVDKYPQSATSWFAVGCYYYIIGKSEFARRYLSKATTLDRGMGSAWLAYGHSFAADNEHDQAMAAYFKASQLMSGCHLPLLYIGLECGLTNNPKMADKFFQQALILAPNDPHVTHEMGVIAFQNQQYEEAEKMWRRALSEVNSITKGNMVNDRWQPLLNNLGHVCRKNKKYLEAIDFHEQALTIVPGCGATYSALGLCLALIGEIERAMDAFHSSLSKKPDDTFATTMLTYLVDQLAEQAIIDDDIPEFPFPKSLSFNIPSVSKPTVGHDREKSEFNITCTSDMSMSFDE; the protein is encoded by the exons atgtGCGATAGCGTAGCAGACAGTGAATTTAGTGGTGAGCAGATGGCACACGAATCTCTGAAGTCTTTAGTGAATCAATATACAGATTTG GGTATGTGGTCAGCAGCTCTGTTTTGGGCTGATAAAGCTCACGCTTTAGGCGGAGGATCTGGAGAACCTTACACGGCTTGCACTGTGGCTGCTAGTATGTTGAGACGAGGTGAATTTCATCGAGCAGCGTATACGTTAACGTCTCGTGGTTTACATAAATTACATTTGATGAGCTATTATGTAGCTGCTCGGGCACTCATAGAAGCCAAAGAATATCAGGACACTCTTCAATTATTAGACGAAGTTGATCCCGAAAATCTCATGCACACCAACGACGACCCACCGAGAAAt AGAGTTCTAGGAGCTATTGCTGTCGTAAAAGGACGCGCTTTAGGAGCTATGGAAAGACGATCTGGTGCTGGCAATAGTTTCTTACAAGCTCTTCATAAAGATGTTTATTGTTATGAAGCATTAGATTATATAACTCGACATCACATGCTTACACCTCAAGAAG aAATTGAACTACTGAATAGTTTACCCTTTGAAGATCAGTGCAATAAATCAGAAATACCGTtgataaaaatgttatatttcaatgAGTTAAATAAATATGGCAGTGATGATAAAGAACCCAAGTTATCGTTGGCATCGTTGTCTCTATCCGATCCCTCTGATGAAGCTATTCAACGATTAGTTGAATGCAGCACTGATGCAATTGAAGGCCGTGCGAGGCAGTTGTTACGAAAAGGGGAATTTGAAATGTGCTTACAGATATTGGCTCCTGCTGAAG gtGACAGTGAGAGGGCTTCTGAGCTAAGAACTGCTTGCTTAGCAGAACTCAAAAGACCTCCAGCTTTATTCTCCTTAGCTCATAGACTCGTCGATAAATATCCTCAATCAGCCACATCGTGGTTTGCCGTAGgatgctattattatattatag gtaAAAGTGAATTTGCCAGGCGATACCTTTCAAAAGCTACAACTCTTGACAGAGGTATGGGATCTGCATGGCTGGCGTATGGTCATTCGTTTGCCGCAGACAATGAGCATGATCAGGCAATGGCAGCATATTTCAAAGCCAGTCAGTTGATGAGTGGTTGCCATTTGCCTCTTCTTTACATTGGATTGGAGTGTGGACTGACCAATAATCCGAAAATGGCTGATAAATTTTTTCAACAAGCTTTAATACTTGCACCCAATGATCCACATGTAACCCATGAAATGGGCGTGATCGCTTTCCAAAATCAACAGTATGAAGAAGCAGAAAAAATGTGGAGAAGGGCTCTATCTGAAGTTAATTcaa TTACAAAAGGAAATATGGTGAATGATCGTTGGCAAcctttattgaataatttgggCCATGTTTGCCGAAAGaacaagaaatatttggaaGCTATTGATTTTCATGAACAAGCACTTACAATTGTACCGGGATGTGGAGCGACATACTCGGCTCTCGGACTGTGTCTGGCATTGATTGGTGAAATTGAAAGAGCCATGGATGCTTTTCACTCGTCGTTATCTAAAAAACCAGACGATACCTTTGCTACGACGATGCTGACGTATTTAGTTGATCAGTTAGCTGAGCAAGCAATTATTG ATGATGATATTCCGGAGTTTCCATTCCCAAAGTCTTTAAGTTTCAACATACCTTCAGTTTCAAAACCAACAGTCGGACACGACAGAGAAAAGTCAGAATTTAACATCACTTGCACATCTGATATGAGTATGAGTTTTGATGAATAG
- the LOC143919263 gene encoding nonsense-mediated mRNA decay factor SMG8, with product MNTFPLTDLQEFSTYNRIIVVGIVGKSPYNCGIKAKPLNCPFAGDKCQIECSWSESQKVLYLHLSSWFDTQNLLEFVNNLGVENITLCEGSDGVKAARKAGDFLIAAGDMTTEVAKSLLLIFHLCHVVILSSPTPVFDLSYINLFKSVDALRLKIKPKISELLQDTSVSADWINQGRPCCPRVLFYFDTCPRQLCKAETSKIKVFEHNLEDQIYNILRKARIITNISSKSLMAIPQNEEFVYVNNGNISPGNELCFMVKSLIKACETPVEVSEWHKDLNKRDSLKQFLQTHLDLAFTNGFDDNVGKFAAFSVFEVPSAATWSKVAKSLTDFLLAPKSDKLFTPLWDNLSIDTQFSQGRCEKVLPLAQASYSENLPSHYSTQHHQQRVAVALSVFTSVARGPLADWYRGQLEENCNQVWESRRLCEKSSLTGNPCIKPKHGTDSEDVHSSGVRYIAACNCGRTKGSRDDPYTIRVANCEFYTNLGKDCQCGTTSEIISFPIFQPSINDFRAASVKSGAGVSAVITTSNGNSPDLSQSSQGEALSDVALSDTNAERSANNEFSSADNFTLIALNEPQYKVTDKGLVRQPSTTEYLPGMLHTESPPGLLPTFSSWSLVCLGFSSLYSHNIGLPEHLHPGFLQHLNFLVPWDCSVSRLDHSSWRPAGQQRGGIRGKPFSPLITVKIFFGFEYECPRGHRFMMSSPDEIVNGNVVQKDTGAKLATTDMPIYYHCPCRGGKPMIAQLTRVHIVSPKAPVNITLNPKVQPIIGGPIFIPGGECPLKLTGAAYWVLRLPYIYSTERGSLPRPTVLLAPTARGRILQGMIGVTD from the exons ATGAACACCTTCCCGTTGACAGATCTTCAAGAATTTTCCACGTACAATCGCATTATCGTGGTCGGAATCGTCGGCAAATCGCCATATAACTGCGGCATCAAAGCGAAACCCTTGAATTGCCCGTTTGCCGGTGATAAG tgTCAAATTGAATGTTCATGGAGCGAAAGTCAAAAGGTGCTATATTTGCACTTATCGAGTTGGTTCGATACACAAAACCTTTTAGAATTTGTAAATAATCTTGGGGTTGAAAACATCACATTATGTGAAGGCTCTGATGGCGTAAAGGCAGCTAGAAAAGCAGGCGATTTTTTAATTGCAGCTGGGGATATGACTACCGAAGTTGCCAAGTCGTTATTGTTAATATTCCATTTATGCCATGTCGTTATATTGTCATCGCCGACTCCTGTTTTCGATTTATCGTATATCAATTTGTTCAAATCTGTTGATGCCTTGAG gTTGAAAATTAAGCCAAAAATTAGTGAACTTTTACAAGATACTTCTGTCAGTGCAGATTGGATAAATCAAGGTAGGCCGTGCTGTCCTagagttttgttttattttgacacGTGTCCTAGACAATTATGCAAAGCAGAAACATCAAAAATTAAAGTATTTGAACATAATTTGGAAGATCAAATATACAATATCTTAAGAAAAGCaagaattattacaaatataag TTCCAAATCATTAATGGCCATCCCTCAAAACGAGGAGTTTGTATATGTGAATAATGGTAATATTTCACCGGGGAATGAGCTATGTTTTATGGTGAAATCGCTGATTAAGGCTTGTGAAACGCCTGTAGAAGTTTCAGAATGGCACAAAGATTTAAATAAAAGGGATTCGTTAAAGCAATTCTTGCAAACACATTTAGATTTAGCTTTCACTAACGGATTCGATGATAATGTGGGAAAATTTGCCGCCTTTTCTGTATTTGAA GTACCGAGCGCCGCAACCTGGTCGAAAGTTGCCAAATCCCTGACTGATTTTTTGCTGGCACCTAAATCTGATAAACTATTTACACCCCTTTGGGACAATTTGTCGATCGATACACAATTTTCTCAAGGTAGATGCGAAAAAGTACTACCTTTGGCACAAGCATCTTATTCAGAAAATTTACCATCACATTATTCTACACAACATCATCAGCAAAGG GTTGCGGTTGCCCTTAGTGTATTTACATCTGTAGCTCGAGGTCCTTTGGCGGATTGGTACCGTGGACAACTTGAAGAGAATTGTAATCAAGTATGGGAATCCAGAAGGCTTTGTGAAAAATCTAGTCTTACTGGCAATCCATGCATTAAGCCAAAGCACGG GACTGATTCAGAAGATGTGCATTCAAGTGGCGTTCGGTATATTGCGGCGTGTAATTGTGGACGTACAAAAGGTTCTCGTGATGATCCATACACGATTCGTGTAGCAAATTGTGAATTTTATACTAACTTGGGGAAAGACTGTCAGTGCGGCACAACATCTGAAATTATATCATTTCCAATTTTCCAACCATCAATCAATGATTTTag GGCTGCTTCAGTCAAATCTGGTGCAGGAGTTTCTGCAGTTATTACAACCAGTAATGGAAACTCTCCAGATTTATCACAATCATCTCAAGGAGAAGCTTTGTCCGATGTTGCTTTGTCAGACACTAATGCAGAACGATCTGCCAATAATGAGTTTAGCTCTGCAGATAATTTCACTTTAATCGCCTTAAATGAACCCCAATATAAAG TTACAGACAAAGGATTAGTGAGACAACCATCAACAACGGAATATTTACCTGGAATGCTTCATACTGAAAGTCCACCag GTTTACTACCAACATTTTCCAGTTGGTCACTGGTTTGCCTCGGATTTTCATCACTTTATTCACATAATATCGGTTTACCAGAACATCTTCATCCGGGttttttacaacatttaaattttttggtcCCTTGGGATTGTTCAGTTag tCGATTAGATCATTCTTCATGGAGACCGGCGGGACAGCAAAGAGGTGGAATTAGAGGAAAACCGTTTTCTCCGTTAATTactgtcaaaatattttttggtttTGAATATGAATGTCCTCGGGGCCATAG GTTTATGATGTCTTCTCCGGATGAAATTGTTAATGGAAATGTTGTTCAAAAAGATACGGGTGCGAAACTCGCCACTACGGATATGCCTATTTACTATCATTGTCCTTGtcg GGGAGGTAAACCAATGATAGCGCAGTTAACCAGAGTGCATATTGTATCTCCAAAAGCACCCGTTAATATCACTTTAAATCCAAAG gtTCAACCGATAATCGGTGGTCCAATTTTCATTCCTGGAGGAGAATGCCCTTTAAAACTTACTGGAGCAGCATATTGGGTGTTACGTTTACCATACATCTATTCAACAGAGCGAGGCTCTTTGCCTAGACCTACGGTGCTACTCGCTCCAACTGCCAGAGGACGAATTCTTCAAGGAATGATCGGTGTGACTGATTGA